Sequence from the Erythrolamprus reginae isolate rEryReg1 chromosome 2, rEryReg1.hap1, whole genome shotgun sequence genome:
ggtgtctcaccaggctggaagtGAAATTAAATTTTTTCCCgcactcaggacattcaaagggtttttctcctgtgtgagtactCTTGTGGTTCAGGTGGCTGGAACTattactaaaacatttcccacagtcagcacattcaaagggtttctctcctgtgtgagtcctctggtgttgcaccaggttggaactttgacgaaaacttttcccacagtcaagacattgaaaaggtttctctcctgtgtgagtcctctggtgtctcaccaggctggaagtGAAATTAAATTTTTCCCCgcactcagaacattcaaagggtttttctcctgtgtgagtactCTTGTGGTTCAGGTGGCTGGAACTattactaaaacatttcccacagtcagcacattcaaagggtttctctcctgtgtgagtcctctggtgttgcaccaggttggaactttgacgaaaacttttcccacagtcaagacattgaaaaggtttctctcctgtgtgagtcctctggtgttgcaccaggcggTAACTGCaactaaatctttttccacagtcaggacattcaaagggtttctctgctgtgtgagtcctctgatgtttcagaacgctggaattatgactaaatctttttccacagtcagaacattcaaagggtttctctcctgtatgagtcctctggtgttgcaccaagtTGGAAACACaactaaattttttcccacagcaagcacattcaaagggtttctctcctgtgtgagtcctctggtgtttcaccatgTGGGACCTCTGACTAAATCTTTTTCCACAttgaggacattcaaagggtttctctcctgtgtgagtcctctggtgtttcaccaagtGAGAACTGCaactaaatctttttccacagtgaggacattcaaaggatttctctcttgtgtgagtcctctgctgtttcatgactgaaattgtgacTGAATGTTTTTTACACAATCAGAGCATTCAAATGTTTCATCTTCTTTGTGAGTTTTGGGTACTTTGCCAGACTGGAATTCTCAATTTGAAGCTTTCCTCACAAAAATGATGCTCAACTGGAGGACATCCCTTAGATTCTCACGTCTTGAGAATTTCCAATGAAATGTTCACACAATCTGCACAGTCATATGTTTTTCCCTTCATGTGTACGGCTTTTCTCCTGTCTATCCGCTCATTGCATAAACAGCTGTGATTTGCAATATCTTCATTTTCCACAATAGGCAAAGTTATGTTGCTTTTCCACAGCTGAGTTCATCAAAAATATGGACAATGCCTTGTTTAGTGGTGCTTTCGTTCAAGCCGTTTTCTTCTTCACAGGGAGACGCCTGCATTCTTCTCAGCTCTACAGGGCTTTAGTACTGACCTTTTCATCTCAAATGACTTTCAGATATCTCCCTTGTTTGCTGAATGAAAAATAATCTCCTTTGACTTTTCATGTCACCTATCCTTGAGTTCGGTATAATTTGCTTATTCGAGCTTgaaatctttcttgattttctctctgTTGTGTAACAgctgttggaggaggaggagaatcgtATGGTTTtctaaaagaaatggaaaatattttaatttttcgcTTTATTTTCTTCCCATTTCAAGGTTGTCTTTTATTTCAATTGTCCCGAGTGGTCTTATTGCCATCCTCTTTGTCTGTAAGATtcaaagagaaatagaaatttaatgtttataaaataattagagaTGATGTTTATAAAGAATATATATTTATGTGAtgtagacactcaaaatattacacggggcataACCCGAGCTCTTggtatatgatggtcttggtatattcgggtttcttcccgtgtaggatttagaaatttctggcgacgtttcgacgaggtctcactcgtcatcttcaggctggtgcttctgtccttgttctaaggcgaacactagaacatggacagaagcaccagcctgaagatgatgagtgggacctcgtcgaaacgtcgccagaaatttctaaatcctacacaggaagaaacccaaatataccaagaccatcatactacccgtacccgtgaaaatctacgaaaacatatatatgggtatggctggctgatgaagccagaacaaggccgaaatagtgctatcctagtctcccttaattttaaaaattcagcaaaaacatgtgatacatacatacatacatatatatatatataaagcaatgaaaaatcaAACATGCTCCAATACTAATCACTTATGTTATTTATGATTCATAGAAAACTATCGAGATCCATGttcaaatatccattcaaattCAGTTGTTTAATTAGGTCAATCAAGCATTCTTAGCAATGCAAAGGACTATCATCAAATTTATCTTGCACTGCTGGGGGTAGATTATATAATTGTAGATATTGTGCTTCCCCGAAGAAACCTcggaagagacctcggagtcttggtggacaatcgactaaacatgagccaaaaatgtgcagcagcagctaaaaaagccaacacaatcctaaggtgcatcaacaggggaatacactccaagaccagggaagtcttaataccactctactacgccctggttcgaccacacctggagtactgtattcagttctaatcaccacacttcaaaagagacattgaaactctggagaaggtgcaaaaaagagcaaccaaaatgattaagggattggaaaccaagacttacgaagagagactgcgggaactgggcatggatagcctagagaaaaggagggccagagcagacatgatagcagtctacaagtatatgaggggatgtcccagagaggaggggatcactttattcttcagggcaccagagtgcCGGACCAGGAACAAtgactggaagctgaccaaggagagattcaacatggagataaggaggaacttcctgacggtcagagcgatcaatcaatggaacaacctaccagcggacattgtgaactccaacactctggacatttttaagagaagattaaactgccacttgactggtgtactatagggttccttcttgggcagggggttgaactcgatggccttcatggtccctttcaactctaaccacaaataaataaaagataagacAGGGACCTGTCTCATGGTGGgatgcaatttgggggtggcagggcaGTTGGGGTGGAGAGGGGGAAGGGTGGGGTTGAACATGAGAGGGGTGTCTTGCCTGTACTGGAATTTAGCAGCTCTGTGTGTCTCTCGGCTTGTCTCTacataaaaaaaccttattttttcactccaatcacatatgcaaaataaCAGACCATCGACCTTGAAATACGttacaaaaaataatttttcCTAACTACGGTAATCGCTATGACTTAACTTCCAAAAATAGTCATTATCACTTATGCCTCTGATTTTAGGCCATATTTCTTCCTCCCCTCAATTGGTATCTTTACtcgtcacttttttttttgttctagaTGCTCtaaatttttaatttcttctccCGTTTCATATCTCCCTTCCAACATTCTAACATTCTAAATTTTTGTTTTAACTCATTCTCTATATGTAAACAAATACAATTCAGGTCATTACTATTCCATCCCTTAGCTATTAACATTTTAAATTCCTGAAAACAAAAAATCCaacttataaattatataaacttATATAAACACCTTTAAGAATATTgatgtaaaattgtatataaagtaaaataagcaagGAAAGAGAAACTAAAATATCTCTCTATTTTTTCTATGTAtcattgtttgtttttatgaattttcaataaaagctttaaaaaaattaaaaaagaaaaaataatattgattATACAGATCTGATATCATACCAAAAATATCAATCATCATGTGAATCCTTTCAATATTAAATCAGGTTTCTAGATTAGACAAATTTTATAGAAAACAAATCTTATAAAAAAGACTAGTAATTGTCCAAATTATATATCCTTCCAACAAATGACCTACTATAAtctaatttatttcccttttcttatttcttttttattccttGTTAGCAtcactttttaattaaattaattgaatttttttatgtgtgtctgtatatatgtatttgacttctatgctccCCAATCCCGTagaattcagggcagcttacaataatataaaacaatacaatattgtATTGAAAGAAGTCAGCATTAAAATTAAACACACTAAAATTATAAACCATAAAATCCCATAATAAAAATGTATTCTCAATCCAATCGATCTAACACACACACTTATCAAATCAATACAATTTTGCTGTGAAAGATGGTAGTATTCATGACGCCCAGgactgccggcaaagccaggtcttcacggcctTTCAAAAAACCTTTTAACtaaaataattatacattatataaACTTATAAACAACTAATATTGTTAACACAATTAGGTATTATAACTGTAAAAAAATTATATCACATTCCACCATcaatcatccattctcttttaatCTCTTAAATATTCCATCATTATAAATATTTCCCTTCCAATACCACTCTTTTAaccttatctttttcttttatttttgtaccAATAACTTCCCcaactccttttcttccttttgaatATATTATTTCTGTATGTATATTCTCAATCTCTCTTAATCTCTTCTTACTACCCCTCCTCCCTATTACCCCCTCATTTTAAAACCGCATCTTCTGATAGTAATATTCCcctcttggtttttttcttgtcACTGGCAATCCCAGTGTAATTATTATAAATCACAATATAATCATCAATCTGTCTTTTATTTTCAAgttccttttcatttttctttactgTAAATCTCTGTGTATTTGttaatctgttttttcccttcagtTCTTTTCATCTTTGTAGTCTTCCAAAGTTCACAATGTTTTTAATTGAATCACAAATCCATAAAGCCTCTTTAGAGAAGAAAGCAGACTGGAGGGAGGCACAGAGGTCAGCAAGGCTGCTTGAGAGGAAGCAGCTCCACTTCTCCACACAAGGAACAGCTGTGGAAGACTGATTTAACCAGATGCTGGGTAAAAGTGTGTTTCTCGGGAACACCTCCTTGTTTTGGTGTGCATCTTCCCATCTTGAaaatccaaatccacatggaagaaggtaggcagtgggataccacaggattccgtcctgggccctgtactcttcaatattttcattaacGACCTGGAcgtgggagtagaaggggaactaatcaaattcgcagatgacaccaagctggcaggggtagccaacaccctagaggacaggctcaaaatacataaagatctagacagattaacactatgggcccacactagcaacatgatgttcaacgtcgacaagagctaGGTCCTTCaccttgattaaaaaaaaacctagacacacatacagcctcagagaaaccccacttagcagcagtaactatgaaagagatcttggagtcttggtggataatcaactaaacatgagccagcaatgtgcagcagcagccaaaaaagccaacaccatcctaagctgcatcaacagagggatacactccaagaccagggaagtattaataccactctactatgccccgGTCagacatctggagtactgcatccagttctggtcaccacacttcaaaagagacattgaaactctggagaaggtgcagaaaagagcaaccaaaatgattaggggacttgaaaccaagacttacaaagagagactgcgggaactgggcatggatagccttgagaaaaggaggggcagaggggacatgatagctgtatacaggtatgtgaggggttgccacagagaggagggggccactctattctccggAGCACaagagggccgaacgaggaataatggctggaagctgaccaaggaaaagttcaacctagaagtaaggaagaacttcctgacggtcagagcgatcaaccattggaacaacctgcctgcagaggttgtgaactccccaactctggacactttcaagaggagattggactgccacttggctggggtgctttaggattcctgctcaggcagggggctggacttgatgacctgcatggtccctttcaaatcaatcaatcaatcaatcaatcaatcaatctttgctGAATCCTATATTTTGAACTGTGGATTGGGTTTTTGGACTGTGAACCTCAGACTTTCCTTGTGGGCTTTGGACTTCACTATCTATAGATTTGAACACTGGGTCttttccaacaaaatgaaattaatcaGAGAAAAAAAGTAGGGTGTACACTTAGCCAAGAAAAACTCACAACATTTGATTTAAAAATCCAGTATATAAAGCACATCTAAATCCAGTTAACATaatcaatttaaaatattctaaaaaatgTATAATGCTTTAGTATGATCACACCTAGGATTACTGCAACTAGTTTTGATtgccacaatatatatattttaaaaggttaGTAGAGACTCTATaaagagagcagagcagagaattcaattcaatttattagaattgtatgccgcccctcaccgaggACCGGGAGGGGAGAAGTAGGGATGATTAGGgtgctggaggctaaaatatataagaagggttgcagaaattgggtatgtctagtccagtaaaaggaaggaataggTGTGACATGGTAGCCATCTTCCAACACTTGCGGGTCAAGAAGAAAGTGGTCAATTTATTTTGCAATTCAcccgaaggcaagacaagaagcaatgaatggaaactaacccaggagagaaccagcctacaactaaggagaatttccctgacactgagaacaattaaccaattgcctgaaatggtattgaGTCTCCTGGTTCCGCAGGGCGTCGGAATAGAAGacccgcaaggtcccttccaactctctcacAACCCCCAGTAATGGAGCAacccacaacctctgcagggaagccattcccaaagaatcaaccttaacttgaGAGCTTTCCAATCTTCCCACCAACAGAAAATAGCAGGCACTAGTTTCGTAGCGTGCAGCACCAGTGGGCTTAAATTTGGGCAGGGGAGGAACCTGCAGCACCAGCAGCTGACACGCTTCAGCCccgttgcttctctgcttccaggccgtggaggaaaaacaaacagcCCGATTTGTTCCCGGACTTTCCCCACACCTGCCTCCAACTCACGTTCCAGCTGCCGCTTCGATCCTCGGAAGAGCACAAAAGACGCTCTGCACGCTACCTCCCTCCCATGAGtcttccggaagaggaagttctGTGTTTCTTCTCTCCTCTGATCTTTTGTAGCAATTCGGTACTCGATGGTTTACACTCAGCTATTATTCAGGTTTCAGGCACGGATGTTATTTATCTGACTGCCATCTCCTGATAGCGGCATAAAAACACTCTTGTTCACTATATAAATGCTATCAAATCGTTTTTCACTTCTAGCAACTGACCTTTCCAAGTGAACCAAGTGAAACAGTGAAATATGATGCTATTTGGCTTACCAAAATTAGATATGTACTGAGccctacatttattttattttaaatatttttaattaattttaagcaacccaatactgtataCAAAACATACGTATCTAAGAGACCAGCATatagaaaaaggggagggggaatttTCTcctaaacttattttttaaaggacatattttaattttatttgtcaaaacgtgtacatGATAACAGGTGTAAACAAAAGCCAAAGCaaaataggtataggtaaatttggacaataggacagggacggttggcatggtggtgcacttatgcacaccccttacagatctcttaggaaaggGGTGAGGTCAAGTTTAgtccaaggttaaagtttttggagtttggggaagaaaccattcaggtagtgcattccaggcattgatcactctgttgctgaagtcgtattttctgcagtcctgTTTCGAGGCATTTACATTGAGTTTCAATctattgtgtgcctgtgtgttgctgcagttgaagctgagctattcattgacaggtaaaaATGGCAGATgactttatgaactacatttagatcagatcgaaggtgacATACATTTTAAGCCCAAGTTTGGTGGAATaagaaggtattctgttgtgagcagaggaatggaggactcttaaatatttctggactctctcaatcgtAAATGTTCATGAAGGTTTACAGAATGACAGAGTCATCTCTTTTAAGGCCGACTCTCAGTGGAAATCAAAACTCTCTATATCCTAAAACTTCAAAACTGTTTTCCCAAAGCTCTAAAGGATTTATTCCATGGTAGCACCATTAGGCCAGAtactctaaggcaggggtctccaaccttggctactttaagacttgtggacttcatctcccagagttcctcaggcagcaaagctggctgaggaattctgggagttgaagtcaacgagtcttaaagtggctaaggttggagacccctgctctaagggaGCCAACTTCACCCCTGTGGGCTGCATCCAAGAGCAACCAGCATACCTGAAGGAAGAAATTTTAGATCTGCTAAATGCCATGTTCCTTTGTAAATTGATCGGCAAGGAAGTCTCCAGAGAGAGGAACAGTATGCAGCagggtttagaaaatggggtctaggAAAGAGGGAGTGATAGCCTATATATGGTAGAAGAAATGTTTCTAAAAGGATTTGTAAAAAACAACAAGCAAAAGAGAATAGCCCATTAAACTATATGGCTGACAATCAGgctaacaacatcaacaacattaaaacaacagaattggaagggaccttgggggttttctagtccaactaactacttaggcaggacaccctacactacttcagacaaatgattatccaatatcttcttaaaaacttccagtgttggagcattcacaacttctggagacaatccCTTCCACTGgttattgttctaattgtcaggaaatttctccttaattctaagttgcttctctccttgtttagtttctacccattgatttttgtcctaccctcaggtgctttggagaatactgtagattgactccctcttctttgtggcaacccctgagatattggaacactgctattacgtcacccctagtccttcttttcattaaactagacatacctagttcctgcaactgttcttcatatgttttagcttccagtcccaatcatttttgttgctcttctctgtactttttctaagagtttcaacatcctttttgcttcGTGGTGACccaaactaaatgcagtattccaagaggggatttaccaaggcattataaagtggttactaacacttcatgtggtcttgattctatccctcttttaATGTAGCCTAAaaccgtgttggcttttttttgcaACTgccgcacactgctggctcatatttaaatggctgtccactcGGTGGACACCAAGATCCCTCGCACAGTTACTACTCTTGAACAATATACCACATAtagtgtacctgtgcattttgtttttcttgcctaaatgtagaaccttacatttttcaccattgaatttcattttatttgatagaGCCCAATATTcaaatttgtcaagatccttctgtgtttgaacctatcttctggagatttggctattcctgccagtttggtgtcatcctCAAATTTAATgcgttccccatctatcccctcgtccaagtcattgatgaagatagtgaagagtactgggcctaaaagagAGCCTTGGGTCATTCAATACATATATCCCTCCATTTAGATGCAGTTAAAAAGTTTAacttttttgaaaattaaaaaaaaacaggaagatggttagcatataaattgaaaaacaagaaATTGGTAATTAGGAGATGAGAACGGATGtaaggagtctttggagaggggtggcatacaaatctaataaataataaaaaataatgtatacatttttgaaatgagattaagtaataataattgaagaacttaatgaaaaattatatgataaagaaaaaaattcagagtAAAAGATAATTTGGAAAGAGCTAAATTAACAAAAGTGCCTGAGAATATTAAACATAGGttaaatgaaataataacaaTGATGGAGTTGATGGTggttataaaaatgaaaataataataataggacccCAGGATTAGATAGATTACCAGTAGAGGTTT
This genomic interval carries:
- the LOC139163051 gene encoding zinc finger protein 135-like, producing the protein MKQQRTHTREKSFECPHCGKRFSCSSHLVKHQRTHTGEKPFECPQCGKRFSQRSHMVKHQRTHTGEKPFECACCGKKFSCVSNLVQHQRTHTGEKPFECSDCGKRFSHNSSVLKHQRTHTAEKPFECPDCGKRFSCSYRLVQHQRTHTGEKPFQCLDCGKSFRQSSNLVQHQRTHTGEKPFECADCGKCFSNSSSHLNHKSTHTGEKPFECSECGEKFNFTSSLVRHQRTHTGEKPFQCLDCGKSFRQSSNLVQHQRTHTGEKPFECADCGKCFSNSSSHLNHKSTHTGEKPFECPECGKKFNFTSSLVRHQRTHTGEKPFECPDCGKRFICNSNLVQHQRIHTGEKPFECPDCGKCFSCNSNLVQHQRIHTGEKPFECPDCGKRFSCNSNLVQHQRIHTGEKPFECPDCGESFNQSSILVKHQRTHTGKKPFECPDCGKSFSHSSHLVTHQRTHTGEETL